The sequence below is a genomic window from Lolium perenne isolate Kyuss_39 chromosome 7, Kyuss_2.0, whole genome shotgun sequence.
CAAGCCACAGGTGATACCAAATGAGATGTATAATATATATAGAATGATATTTATGACCGGCTATAATCGGCTAAATTATCCTCAGCAAAGTAGGGCGTGTGATCTACCACTGTGGCAGTAGGGACTATTAATTGGTTGATTACACATTCCCCGATATTCAGGTAATGCTGCTAGAAAGGGGATAACAAGATAGATTACTAGTCACAAGTGTGCATATACACTGATGTACTGGATTATAACCACTATTAGTAATTAAGGTTTTCTTTCTAGCTACCTATCTCCAAAATCTACATTCTCAATGCAAGTGCCCGTTTGTATTCTGCCAAAATGTAATTAGCAACTTCCATGAAATTATGTCAGCCAATGCAAATAGGGAGCTATGGACATGGTCATAAATTTCGTTGGTGGGGCATATAGCTTCACCGACTAGAGCAGCACAATGTGAAGTTTTTACCAAAGAAAATGGAGGTTAATTACATTCTTGTGTTGCGGAGTTTATCGATttcttgtactccctccgatccatattagttgatgctaaaatggaagtatctacaactaaaatgtgtatagatacatctatattagcatcaagtaatatgaatcggagggagtataagAATGCAAATTGTTCATCCATGGACAGAATAGAACAGAAGAGAGTGGTGCAAATCATATAAGGTTCATAGAGTATGCCAGATTACTTATAAACGGTACATCAAGCATCGAGTCAAAAAACAACAGTTAGCTTCAGAGGATAAACAACTTCCGTTTAGCTCAGCTGTGGAGATCGTTAATAACCATAAACACTTTCTATAACAAAAGAATCATTAGATACAATAATGCAAAACTTATGTTTAATGCAATTACCCTGGCAGTTGGCTTGTATATTCtgcagtcggcatctgcttgccatGGCTCAAGCAATGTAAAGGCCGAAAAAAACGCATGTCTTTACTTCGTGAAACATCCCTGGTGTGACTTACTGGAACTAGTCTTGTATCCCAAACCAACGTGTTATTTGATGTGCTAGAAGCGGCAAAGTAGGTACCACAGTTGCTAAATGAAACAGACGTAACCTGTTGAGCAACAATACCATTATTATCAGTTCTCAAGAAAGAAACATGGCTGTACCATTGAAATAAAGAGAATGGGAGCTTCAAGAAAAGAAGATCCACTAAGAAGACATTAGAAGCTTAAAGAAAATATCCCCTTTCGGCAATACAATCCTTTATCCTTAGATGGGAACCAATATGAGAAGACAGTTTACAAATGATCCGTGCAAACTCCACCCAACAAGTGTAGCAGAATGGTGGGCACAAGATGCACCACAGAAAAAAGGAATCATTTTAATACTTCCTACACGTTCTCTAATAAGAATTGTCAGAGCTATGGTGTGTGTTACAGAATGAGCAGTGGAACCCGAACAATTTCAACACTAGTGTTACTTAAGTTGCAAATCCTTTTCTTTCACTCACTGAATGGGCATCCCACATCCAAGAGGAAAAGGAGGCACAAAATTCACAAGGGGTCTGATGAGAACTCCAGATTAGGCAGAATTTCAATCATTGCATGCACTCTAAGCATTTCATGTTTCAATTACAATGTAACAAGGAAATATATTCAAAAGAAATGTCTACAAACTAGGATACCACAAATCATTAGTACGCCTGGTAGCATTAAGAATACTACCTCAGAACCAGAGCCCACCGACAAATGATTAATTGCAGAACAAGCACGGATGTCAAATAAGCCAATAGTCCCATCACCAGAACCTGCATATTGGAAGAGGCAACCATAACTACAGTGTCTATAGTTTGGCTGCAACAGAGGGATACTATACACGACAGAGAAGAAGCATAACCTGTAATGATAGTGTTGCCAGCAGGATTGATTTTAAGGGAGGTAATATACTGTGAAAAAGACTTGTTAGTGTTGTGCTCAGTGATCACCTCTAAAACTGCCAGTAAGAAACTTAAAGAAAATTACATACAGAATCGCTGGCAGAGAAAGATAAGTAAGATTCTGGAGACTCGAGATCCCATAATTGTACCACCGCAGAGCCACCATAATCACAGTCACTTCCACATGCCAGAAGATTCTCACTGCAGAACTCCATTGTATCAATTGAAGGATAGACCATATCCTGTGACCTGCATCAACACAGAAGTTGATAAGGTTTACCTCTATGACAAAGACAAATTAGAATCATGGGAATGGACATGCTTAAGTGGAAACATCGAATCTCTTAACATGTGAACCGTAGAACAATATAAGCTTGCACTATCTACCCTATGCAGTACAAATCAACAGAAGAGCAAATTATTATTTTGCACTAATTAACAACAGATATGTTGTCAGGTAACTGATATCATTTGATCAAGCCAAAAGGGAGTCCCACTTTGGATGAATAGTAAATGGTCTGTGTAAATTACACAACAAGTACATGAAGTTGCAACGTGGGTGCATCTAGGTCAATAAACTTGTTGGACTGAGCATGAGTGATCCAAAGGTGGGATGGAAATGGTTGGCATGGATACAACTTGAGCATGCATGCTAATGTATTACTGAGGTGGCAATTCCTCCAAGTAGTCATCTAGCACCCACGTGGATGACTTGGCAGGCATTATAAAATTCCCTTCTGACCTCTCTTAGTCTAACAAGCTAACTGACCACCATGTTACCACTGCAGCAAAAACTGTTATAATGTTGATACTTATTTTCTCTAGAAGCTCATTCATGTGTCAGGCACAGAGTTCTGTCAGGTGCTAGCTACTGCCCAAGAGCAACTCCAGCAGTAACCGCTAAAACAGGGCCTTTAAACAACTAGAGCCCATAACATGGTGCCAGCTCCAGCAGTAGCACCTATTTTACAgcccctttttcttttcttttgactTTACACTGACATATGGGGCCTATATGACAGTGGGACAGTTTTCTGTTCCTTTTCctcttttctatttttcttttcttttttcccatGTCTGGCAAGCACATCGGCGCGCCTGGCACCGACAGCAGTTCCTGTCGGCGGCAGATGGAGCCAGGAGAGGTGGCTGGGGAGGGAGACCGGAGAACGGCAACTGCATCTGTAGAGAGGAGTAGGGCGGCGCGGGTGGAATTTCATGGCACCAAAAAAATAGCACGGTGGCATCCATACAGGCTGGTCCTCGCTATTTAAGTTAAGGGGCCGTTTAGGATCCCTGCTGGACCACGTTTCTTCCCTCCAACCCTTAAAAAACTGTTCAGGGGTGCTGCTGATGCTCTAAGAGATAGATGGGTCTACTGAAACTGATGGGAGTATTGGAGTGGCAGCTACGACACTTGGGAGGATGAAAGAGGAATTAATTTGCCAAAGATCTAACCAAATCGCGTGTGTATATTTCATTTCCCAGAGTTGTGGCAAATCTAGCAATGAAGCAACCACAGCTCAGTGAAAAGATACACTACACTAAACATTGAGACTTCGCAAAATGCTAGCAGGAGTAAGGCCTTCCGCTAGGGCTGAGAAAACATTAGTTTGCTACATTCCTCATCAAACGATTCTTATCTCCAGAAGAACATGCAAAAAAAAGTGGTCTAATGTaaataatatatgacataagtacAACCAGCAAAGTTTTGGTTCTTCTTAGGAAGTGTATTGACTTGTACATAAATGTTCAGCATGATATACGAAAGGGCCTTCCTTTGTCGAATAGTGTCACACAAGTCCATGTGTGTAACTTAGAGGCAGACCATTTTGTTAATCAGCCTGTATTCTTTACAAATTACATTAAAATGTATATCAAGGTAGAAGACATGGATATTCTAGTCAGAATACATTGTACGAGGCGAGATATTAACATATTATATGATTATACAATTCTGGAAGACTGAAAGTGTTTGATGCTAAATCAATGATGTTTTAATATGACCAATCGAAATATAATCGTAACGGTAAGGTTTGAAAAAATTCCTGCACGATACCAGAATGGCATATACCTTGAAACTTAGGGACTAGGGGGTATTCCAGAACAAGAGCATGTAATGAATAAATGGTGGAATTGAAAGGATCCAGCTTACCTCAGATTGGAATTTAGATCAGAAGCAAGTTCACCTCTCAAAGCATTCCATAATAGAAGCTTCCCATCACCTTTTGCTCCGCTGGTGACAACCAGACCTATAAGTGTAAACTATGTTGACAACTAGAATAATTTAAACTGAAACTAAAAAAGATATACTCCATACAGGATTTAGAGCAGAACACAAGTTTGAATACAACAAAAACTTGGATACCAAAGGAAAAACTGCATCAAACTGATAATCCTTTGTACTTAGTAAACACACATAAATAAAGCTCATGAGAGTTGACATACAGGACTGCCATTTATTCACTGCCATAGCATTAATATTTTGAGTATGCCCCACTGAATTTTGGTCATCACCGCCCAGGGTGTAGAGGCAAGAGCCAGTTATGCAGTCCCATACCTATTATTTTGATTAAAAAATATATTAACATTGTTCTTTCCTTATTTGTTGCATCGGTTAGTATTGAACAGAGAAGAAAGCTCTACTGTCACCTTTAGTAAATTGGAACCACAAGATACAACGCTTGCTCCTTTAACTGCAAATGAGGTTGCCTGGATCTAAAAGTAATTCAACAGTACCAAATGAAACACTATTAATAATCATAgtaaaaaggcaaaaaaaaaaaatatataaggAATGCCAAATACAAAATCCCAAACAAACATCTTATGGCGAGTACCGAAAGTTAAGGATAGTTAGCACTAGCATAGGACTGTATTTGTGAATTTCTTTTATGTAGCAGTAGCATGGTTACTGAAGAAACGGGTGCTTATAAAGGTTCACATGTTCTCCTTGTTGGGCATGCTTGAAATAAATGTTTAACCATGAAAAATGagaagtaaatattgcaggagAAAGAGGGTTGAGCATGTTATAAGATTACTTCCTTTTTTAATGGCAGTGATCGTTAACTCTTGAGTTACTCTATCCTAGCTAGGAAAGTATACTATTTTCCAAGCACCAAAGGACAGAGGAAGGCAGTATGGATTCACTAGCTCAGAAGATAGTTTATACGCGTACTTGGGTAGATGCATCAAAAGAACGGAGCTACAACATGAACGAACTTGTAGGGCATACCTTGGTATTATGGCCTCTAAGTTGAATAGCCCTTCCAGAAAGAAGATTGAAAAGCAATAATTCATTTGGTGCCTGGATTGATGGAATAATATGTTATATGCATCAAACGAACGCAACTACAAAATATACAAATAAGAATCCAAAGAATAATAGGGACGTATCAAGGCATTTCACTATGGCAGCAGCAGAATTTGCATATAAATTGCCATGCTTGTTGCCAGCCCCCTTCCCAGGGACCCCCTCACTGTTAGAAAATATTTAAGTGCAAAAATGGACAGATAATCATAAAAGGAACTAACCTCATTGGAGCAAGAAACAAGCTGAGGCAATCCTTCAGGATGAAATTTTACATCAAGAACTTTGCGTACACCTTGCTGAGCCATTACAAAGTATAAAATTTAAGAACGGAAATACTTATATTGGTAAAATAAAGAGTAATAAAGCACACCAAGGTCCTTCAACTTGCATGGACATGTCACTTGGGTCTCTGGACAGAAAGTTGCACACTAGGTCTATAAGCTTGTATAAGTGAGTCAGCACAAGTCCAAACATATTTTGTTAGTAAGACGCAACGACTCCTTAGCTCATCCTAAATCACAATTTGACCATGTGATCGCCGTTTGGTATCATTGGAGAACTTATGTTTGGACTCGAAGGAGGTTTCTGCATGTCATATTGTCAGGTACCTTACACGAGCTCTGATTGGTCTTAGTCAGTAATCACATAATCAAACTTTGTCTTAAACAGAGCCAAAGTGTCACATGATCATCATTTGTTAATTAAATGTGGCTTGGACCTCTATTGACACACTTACACAAGCCCGCAGACCCGAATGTACAATTCCCAAGTTCATGGAACCAAGTAACACCCACACAAGTTTAGGGACCTATAGTGCACTTCATTCCATAATGAACAAAGAGCACAATCAAGCATAGCTATATTACTCAGATTTGCAAATTAATGGATGCTTAAACAGGGTGGCAACAAAAAATTATTTAAGCTGTATACCCCATGTAAAAGTTTATCTTGTCCGTAATATAACAATGACAGAAAATAAACCACATATTAGATATGCTGACAATGTTCAATCAAGTATTTAAGCACATAAGATTCGCTAGCCCGAGCATCGCTCCTCTTTTTTCACCTTTCAATATGGTTCAATCAAACCGTCTCAGTTGGCTCATTTGTTAAGGAACTAGTCTGGTACACCTGGTTTTTCGCAAGAACAGCCTTTCAAGCAAACCAAGCCTGCGAGTTCAGTGGTTCCACTCCTTTTCCAGTACAACTGCCTGTTCGGTTTTAGGCTTCTTAAACTACATCTGATACTCCctcgtcccaaaatataaggcgccCTTAAATTTCACTGGTCAACTACTTAGAACTTTGACTAGGATCTGCAGTTATAATATGTTCATAAAATTTATATAAATGTATACATATGCAATGAAAGAGGTTTGCAAGACGAATACAGCGATATCATTTATACATTCTGAATCCATATAATTATGTAGATATTAGTGGTCAAGTTGTGCATCAAAGACCGTGCGAAAAATAGtgtgccttatattttgggacggagaaAGTAGTATTACATAAGCTTAAAGGGAACAAAGGCAAACTAATAGACTAAATTATCAACCATTTGAACAAGTAGCAAATTGCATTACCCAACATTTGAAAGATCCATACCCTGTCATGAGGCTGAGCAGAAGGAGCACTTGACGTATAAGCAAATGAAGTTGGATGCCAAGATAAATAACTTTTCCTTACAGCTTGTACTGCAGGCCCTTCAAACTGGACTGCAGGTGAATTCCATCCTAATATTGGAATCAAGAAAAAACTATTATGATTAGAAAATCGAAATAGAAAACTATAGGTATAGTTTCCAAAAATAACAAAGCACTGTTGAACAACACTATTGTCTAGAGACCAAAACAAACATGCCTTCAAGAAACGGGGTCCATCTTTCACAATTCCTTCCCACATAACCTCCATTAGAACAAGCTTGAGACCAGTTGCTACCAATTTCACGCCCCTCTAGGCAGTATAATAGATTTTTCTTAATAGATCTATGCAGAAACGATGGACTAGCATGTCCCTTCCACATATTGAAACTTCTTGCACCATCACTATGTGAACTAGAATTTTGTTCATGCTCCAAGGTTCCTGTAACATGACTTTCAGTTGATACAGATCTTAATAGCAAATTTCCAATTATATGACTGCAGAAATGAAAGGCTCTTGACAGAAGAAAAAACTGAAAGGCTTCTGGCATGGCATTTTGATAGATTAAACAAGATGCCCGGACTCCGCATAATATACATCAAACGGCCAAAAAGATGCATCTTAAGTCTGCAAATTAACTTGTATCTAACAGAAAAACAGATGATCTTACCACCAAGAAAAAGGACGAACCTGGTGCAGCTTCACTGAAACACCACGCAGGTGTAACAATGATAGggtttctctttctcttttggcCAAATTCACTCTCGATTGCTCCTCCTGAGTTTTGCTGTTCGTTGACATAAATATTTGGCACATCTGCAAGATTTGACGTGCTTGCAATAGTTGTCCCTTCTTGTATGCATATGTCAGTCTCTGGCTTCTGAATATCCATATACAGTGAATCTGTATCTTTGATGGCGACAGTACGACACTGCTTTAACAACACGCTGGTCAACTGATTCTGCAAATCTGTCAAACTGAAATATATGTAAAGATATATTATCAAAGGCAATCAATGAGTGTAGCAAGTCCATTGATAACTCTAAGAACAGTACAAGAGTCAGGTGCATACAGTTCATATTTGAGGAGAGCTTCTTTCTTTTTAGACAACGACATATCTTTGTCCCTTATTGTTGCAGTGCCACCTGGAGATTTCACTGCACCTTCTACTGGAGATCTGCCTGCACTGCGACCTGGAGATATGGTTGCACTGCCACCTGGAAATCCACCTACAGTGAAGCAGAATGCATACGATTAAGGATACCATGAATCACTTCTATAAAAAAAATATAGAATCAATTAAGTAGAACCTGTCACTGGAGGCAGAGATAGTGGTAAGGTCATTGCACTTTCTGGTGAGGTCAATGGAACAGAACTTCGCTGGAATGTGGCTCTAGCCGCAGAAAGTTGTAGAGTCTGTTATTGAAGCATTTAATTGTGTAAAGCTAGTATCTTCAAGGAAAAAACAGTAAAGGGAAACAAGAAAAGAACATGAATTTCCATGATGCAAGGACTATCTAGAGTAATTCACACCAGCTGCAAAGTCGCTTGCTTATTGTTGAAAAGCAGTAGATGATGTAAGTCGTTGGATCTAAATACACAGCCAACAACAGCCTCTCTTTCTTCCCATCGCTCCTCCAAATCACATTCCATCACACTCGTCTCTCTTGTTCCCTCCTTCTCCATCTCTGGCGGCTAAAGCCGCCGCCTCCATCTGCCATTATGATCAACAAATCGGCTCTCCTCATACAGTTATCCCCCCAACAAATAATCCCCACCCTGAACCTACAATCGAACCTGAACCCTAACCCAACGCACTGAGAGGACGATGAAACCCACAGCGACAGTTGTGTGGGGAGACCCAACGGTGAGCAAAACGACTCTCCCCATCCAGTTATCCTTTCTCAAGCGATTGAGAAATAGCCGATCAGAATGTTATTTCCAAGGATAGCAAGATGTATTCACAGAACAAACTCGTGGGAACAAAACAGCTACATGAGATACCAATATGACCATGCTGTACGAAGTACTACTACAGTACCTCAAATCATTCCTTGCAAATACAA
It includes:
- the LOC127316610 gene encoding uncharacterized protein isoform X1, which translates into the protein MPEPQAILPLRALPPDAPLPFPPPFHQQSPAAAPSAAPTTALVPATPTNPTPPPPLPLAAPPASTRPPHPWEIAARAWLESFPDGRPPTEPEVDAYIDAHRPDLPSLPRSQLHQRLLALRGDQVLDPDQSAFPYRFQRTDLWKPVYQWLETLEMETLVESKQISDWLAANPQVMNRLVEKHSKYHLIHYSQRMHLKLLKKRGKLPKTLQLSAARATFQRSSVPLTSPESAMTLPLSLPPVTGGFPGGSATISPGRSAGRSPVEGAVKSPGGTATIRDKDMSLSKKKEALLKYELLTDLQNQLTSVLLKQCRTVAIKDTDSLYMDIQKPETDICIQEGTTIASTSNLADVPNIYVNEQQNSGGAIESEFGQKRKRNPIIVTPAWCFSEAAPGTLEHEQNSSSHSDGARSFNMWKGHASPSFLHRSIKKNLLYCLEGREIGSNWSQACSNGGYVGRNCERWTPFLEGWNSPAVQFEGPAVQAVRKSYLSWHPTSFAYTSSAPSAQPHDRQGVRKVLDVKFHPEGLPQLVSCSNEAPNELLLFNLLSGRAIQLRGHNTKIQATSFAVKGASVVSCGSNLLKVWDCITGSCLYTLGGDDQNSVGHTQNINAMAVNKWQSCLVVTSGAKGDGKLLLWNALRGELASDLNSNLRSQDMVYPSIDTMEFCSENLLACGSDCDYGGSAVVQLWDLESPESYLSFSASDSYITSLKINPAGNTIITGSGDGTIGLFDIRACSAINHLSVGSGSEVTSVSFSNCGTYFAASSTSNNTLVWDTRLVPVSHTRDVSRSKDMRFFRPLHCLSHGKQMPTAEYTSQLPGHVDEGDQGVNAAQWLHNQPVLVTASGDGSIGMWDVTLGQPCVRHIITHNRCANAVAVAPNDEYISTGGSDQKVVLYHDKNGRADLNWRLAYPLLGNE
- the LOC127316610 gene encoding uncharacterized protein isoform X2, which produces MPEPQAILPLRALPPDAPLPFPPPFHQQSPAAAPSAAPTTALVPATPTNPTPPPPLPLAAPPASTRPPHPWEIAARAWLESFPDGRPPTEPEVDAYIDAHRPDLPSLPRSQLHQRLLALRGDQVLDPDQSAFPYRFQRTDLWKPVYQWLETLEMETLVESKQISDWLAANPQVMNRLVEKHSKYHLIHYSQRMHLKLLKKRGKLPKTLQLSAARATFQRSSVPLTSPESAMTLPLSLPPVTGGFPGGSATISPGRSAGRSPVEGAVKSPGGTATIRDKDMSLSKKKEALLKYELLTDLQNQLTSVLLKQCRTVAIKDTDSLYMDIQKPETDICIQEGTTIASTSNLADVPNIYVNEQQNSGGAIESEFGQKRKRNPIIVTPAWCFSEAAPGWNSPAVQFEGPAVQAVRKSYLSWHPTSFAYTSSAPSAQPHDRQGVRKVLDVKFHPEGLPQLVSCSNEAPNELLLFNLLSGRAIQLRGHNTKIQATSFAVKGASVVSCGSNLLKVWDCITGSCLYTLGGDDQNSVGHTQNINAMAVNKWQSCLVVTSGAKGDGKLLLWNALRGELASDLNSNLRSQDMVYPSIDTMEFCSENLLACGSDCDYGGSAVVQLWDLESPESYLSFSASDSYITSLKINPAGNTIITGSGDGTIGLFDIRACSAINHLSVGSGSEVTSVSFSNCGTYFAASSTSNNTLVWDTRLVPVSHTRDVSRSKDMRFFRPLHCLSHGKQMPTAEYTSQLPGHVDEGDQGVNAAQWLHNQPVLVTASGDGSIGMWDVTLGQPCVRHIITHNRCANAVAVAPNDEYISTGGSDQKVVLYHDKNGRADLNWRLAYPLLGNE